One window from the genome of Epinephelus moara isolate mb chromosome 5, YSFRI_EMoa_1.0, whole genome shotgun sequence encodes:
- the si:ch211-69b7.6 gene encoding neuroblast differentiation-associated protein AHNAK isoform X3 — protein sequence MPSHRRGRSLSDALTLERSEEGGLYVSSINQNAAANRGLREGDELLGATIDFDQLSKDEVYKVLRLMEPFDGKMKVLTRNNKSKSLGNLDQCDKTPETMLNDAYSKLYNAKIKKFMKDDLPGAWEGSVNEVTAKPTVPGSSKVNLKHDMRGLPRLGVDFGFIKPKTLTTDIDADSQSDDAEEQMKYDSNLNLPPLGLGLNGTALSGAQAPRLKVNARSPQFNAPDFHLSGTLPEGPNVNTTAGLQLPNTDSPSVDLTMPNLGLESNGTFRAPEMGMDLTGSDVSTPDIGINLNGGNISGPSFDTDVPKVAIEGTNKEFKMPKFKVPDMGLSGPSFSGPEGEVKIPDVGMPDVPSGKLGLKYSKRLKNPDLNVDYPSSYVESPKLQLSGTSPDLDLEMPDVDVSQLDINGPDINMPSGKVKVPFKKPKIDLRYPDLDVDAPSGKLTKPKFDVKTPDLSLKSPKIKGGIHAPDINLPKADLKGPKLGIGTPSVDTKLPSGKYKAPRFKMPKFDLPDIEVPDFNGDFKGPDVRLAAPDLRAGIADPNIDIKVPSADLDVSAPKFKGGIGLKDPKLDLNTPDMDINMPSGKLGIGADAPSGKLKLPKFKLFGTLSKKKDLDVNAGLKTPELALKSPKIKGMDVDLSKPGFDMDAPSLDLTLPKGPNLDMNTDLKSPDLNLKAPKIKGGIDAPDLDLPNMDLKAPKLDVNTPNINMGSPKAKLKMPKIKMPKFSGPSLKGPEIDGNFDGPDMDINAPNFNLKGPKADLEMPDLDISGPSGKFKKPNFNLPDFGLSGPKLDGPNLGLKSPDLNLSGPNLSGGLNAPDINMPKVDLKSPKLDLNAPKLNLDMLSGKLKMPELNAPDWDVNAPSGKLKMPKLNLSGTLPKGPNLDINTDFKSPDLNLKAPKIKGGIDAPDLDLPNMDLKAPKLDVNTPDINIGSPKTNFKMPKMKMPKFSGPSLKGPEIDGNFDGPDMDINAPNFNLKGPKADLEMPDLDISGPSGKFKKPNINLPDFGLSGPKLDGPNLGLKSPDLNLSGPNLSGGLNAPDINMPKVDLKSPKLDLNAPKLNLDMPSGKLKMPELNAPDWDVNAPSGKLKMPKLNLSGTLPKGPNLDINTDFRSPDLNLKAPKIKGGIDAPDFDLPNMDLKAPKLDVNTPDLNIGSPKTKFKMPKLKMPKFNFPGLKTPEFDGNLDGPDVDVNVPNVNLKGPKADLEMPDLDISGPSGKFKKPNFNLPDFGLSGPKLDGPDLGLKSPDLDLSGPNLSGGLNAPDINMPKVHLKSPKLDLNAPELNLDMPSGKLKMPELNAPDWDVNAPSGKLKMPKLNLSGTLPKGPNLDINTDFKSPDLNLKAPKIKGGIDAPDLDLPNMDLKAPKLDVNTPDINIGSPKTKFKMPKLKMPKFNFPGLKTPEFDGNLDGPDVDVNAPNFNLKGPKADLEMPDLGISGPSGKFKKPNFNLPDFGLSGPKLDGPNLGLKSPDLDLSGPNLSGGLNAPDINMPKVDLKSPKLDLNAPKLNLDMPSGKLKMPELNAPDWDVNAPSGKLKMPKLNLSGTLPKGPNLDINTDFKSPDLNLKAPKIKSGIEAPDLDLPNMDLKAPKLDVNTPDINIGSPKTKFKMPKLKMPKFNFPGLKTPEIDGNLDGPDVDINAPNVNLKGPKTDFEIPDVDFGSPTGKFKFPDVGFSSPKLDAPNFDFKSPDLNAKLPKGPNLNINSDLKAPDFNLKAPKLKGGIDAPKFGLPNMDLKAPKLDMNTPDVSLGLPDAKFKKPEIKMPKGPNIDINGDLQGPDLNIPNLDVSGPEGKFKMPSLNTPDLNLSGPKAKIPDMNLSGPKLKGPDISMPDIDLPNASFKGPKLDLNAKRPDLGIDGNIGQPDMRFTAPNVKGGIRGPDIGMNIPSGNIQGPDADLDLAERKFKLPSFKMPQFGSPDLNGVGSDIDFGASLKPTNLDISPPNAKVNMKPMQLVGDFTGPNVSVPNMPNAAMRSPQLNVNAPNMPNAAMRGPQLNVRAPNMPKAAMRSPQLNVNAPNMPNAAMRRPQLNVNAPNMPNAAMRGPQLNVNAPNIPNAAMRGPQLNVNAPNMPNAAMRGPQLNVNAPNMPNASMRGPQLNVNAPNMPNASMRGPQLNVRAPNMLKASMQSPQLNVNAPNMPNAAMRKPQLHLKSPDLNIDDPSLHFRGPSYRNRRSDIPGVNMRMAVLDVDRVDFSHTDLNIDDFTGKEHVLRARGSKPNLQAPPNYGQVISPSGVNIGMRDPRHSRRSPPGDMYSRQHGTMQPVTYARLPHVSQDPRVRVPGGSDGYYITVFDKQAQNQRMPNRKYNTLGGPGFHPQDIDLEVPEKNYQKGGSTFFFSDLM from the exons ATG CCGTCTCACCGCAGGGGAAGGAGTCTCTCCGACGCCCTGACCCTGGAGCGATCAGAGGAGGGAGGGCTGTACGTTTCCAGCATCAACCAAAATGCCGCAGCCAATCGAGGACTTAGAGAAG gggATGAACTCTTGGGGGCAACAATTGATTTTGATCAACTTTCAAAAGATGAAGTATATAAAGTACTGAGGCTGATGGAGCCATTTGATGGCAAGATGAAAGTCCTCACTAGGAACAACAAGAGCAAGAGCCTCGGAAACTTGGACCAGTGTGACAAGACTCCTGAGACG ATGCTGAATGATGCCTACAGCAAGCTCTACAATGCCAAAATCAAGAAGTTCATGAAAGATGATTTGCCTGGTGCCTGGGAAGGCTCTGTGAACGAGGTTACTGCCAAGCCAACTGTACCAGGCTCATCCAAGGTCAACCTAAAACACGACATGAGGGGGTTGCCTCGCCTCGGAGTTGACTTTGGATTTATAAAACCCAAGACTTTGACCACAGATATTGATGCAGATTCACAATCTGATGATGCCGAAGAACAAATGAAATATGACAGCAATCTGAACCTCCCACCACTGGGACTCGGCTTGAATGGGACTGCTCTCAGTGGAGCTCAGGCGCCAAGACTGAAAGTCAATGCTAGAAGTCCACAGTTTAATGCTCCAGACTTCCATCTGTCTGGAACATTACCAGAGGGTCCAAATGTCAACACCACAGCTGGTCTACAACTGCCAAACACTGACAGTCCATCAGTTGACTTGACAATGCCAAATCTTGGACTGGAAAGCAATGGAACTTTTAGAGCTCCAGAAATGGGTATGGACTTAACAGGTTCAGATGTTAGTACACCTGACATAGGGATAAACCTTAATGGGGGAAATATCAGTGGTCCATCCTTTGACACTGACGTTCCCAAAGTGGCCATTGAAGGAACAAACAAAGAGttcaaaatgccaaaattcaAAGTGCCAGACATGGGCCTCTCTGGACCTTCTTTTAGTGGTCCAGAAGGTGAGGTCAAGATACCAGATGTAGGAATGCCAGATGTTCCCTCAGGTAAACTTGGTCTCAAGTATTCCAAGAGACTGAAAAATCCAGATCTAAATGTGGACTATCCTTCCAGTTATGTAGAATCACCCAAGCTCCAGCTGTCAGGAACATCCCCTGACTTGGACCTAGAAATGCCAGATGTGGATGTATCACAACTTGACATAAATGGGCCGGACATTAACATGCCTTCAGGGAAAGTCAAAGTGCCATTTAAGAAACCAAAGATTGATCTTAGATATCCAGATTTAGATGTGGATGCCCCATCTGGTAAATTGACTAAGCCCAAATTTGACGTTAAAACACCTGACCTTAGTCTCAAATCACCAAAGATAAAAGGTGGAATTCATGCACCTGATATAAATTTACCCAAAGCTGACCTCAAAGGACCAAAGTTAGGCATTGGCACTCCGTCTGTTGACACTAAACTTCCATCTGGAAAATACAAGGCTCCAAGgtttaaaatgcccaaatttgaTTTACCAGACATTGAAGTTCCAGACTTCAATGGAGATTTCAAAGGACCAGATGTGCGGTTGGCAGCACCAGATCTCAGAGCTGGAATTGCAGACCCAAATATTGACATAAAGGTACCCTCAGCTGACTTGGATGTGTCTGCTCCCAAGTTTAAAGGCGGGATTGGCCTCAAAGACCCAAAACTTGACCTTAATACTCCTGATATGGATATTAATATGCCTTCTGGGAAATTAGGCATTGGTGCAGATGCGCCCTCTGGTAAGCTTAAGTTGCCAAAATTTAAGCTTTTTGGCACATTGTCAAAGAAAAAGGATTTGGATGTCAATGCAGGGTTGAAAACACCTGAACTTGCTCTGAAATCCCCAAAGATAAAAGGCATGGATGTAGATTTGTCTAAGCCAGGGTTTGACATGGATGCACCTTCACTTGATCTGACGCTGCCAAAAGGACCAAATTTGGACATGAACACAGACCTGAAATCACCAGATTTAAATCTGAAAGCCCCGAAGATAAAGGGTGGAATTGATGCCCCTGACTTGGACTTGCCAAACATGGACCTTAAAGCTCCAAAGTTAGATGTGAACACTCCAAATATCAACATGGGTTCACCCAAAGCAAAATTAAAGATGCCCAAAATAAAGATGCCTAAATTTAGTGGTCCAAGCCTAAAAGGACCTGAGATTGATGGCAATTTTGATGGCCCAGACATGGATATTAATGCACCCAATTTCAATCTGAAAGGTCCTAAAGCTGATTTAGAAATGCCAGACTTGGATATCAGTGGTCCATCAGGAAAATTCAAAAAGCCAAACTTTAACCTGCCTGATTTTGGGCTTTCTGGTCCAAAGTTAGATGGCCCTAACCTGGGGCTCAAATCACCTGATCTAAATCTATCTGGTCCCAATCTCAGTGGTGGTTTAAATGCACCAGACATAAACATGCCCAAAGTTGATCTTAAAAGCCCCAAACTGGACCTCAATGCCCCGAAGCTCAACTTAGACATGCTGTCAGGTAAACTGAAAATGCCAGAGCTTAATGCTCCAGACTGGGATGTTAATGCTCCCTCAGGCAAATTGAAAATGCCCAAATTAAACCTTTCCGGCACACTGCCAAAGGGACCAAATTTGGACATAAACACTGACTTCAAATCACCAGATTTAAATCTGAAAGCTCCAAAGATAAAGGGTGGAATTGATGCCCCTGACTTGGACTTGCCAAACATGGACCTTAAAGCTCCAAAGTTAGATGTGAACACTCCAGATATCAACATTGGTTCacccaaaacaaatttcaagATGCCCAAAATGAAAATGCCGAAATTTAGTGGTCCAAGCCTAAAAGGACCTGAGATTGATGGCAATTTTGATGGCCCAGACATGGATATTAATGCACCCAATTTCAATCTGAAAGGTCCTAAAGCTGATTTAGAAATGCCAGACTTGGATATCAGTGGTCCATCAGGAAAattcaaaaagccaaacataaATCTTCCAGATTTTGGGCTTTCTGGTCCAAAGTTAGATGGCCCTAACCTGGGGCTCAAATCACCTGATCTAAATCTATCTGGTCCCAATCTCAGTGGTGGTTTAAATGCACCAGACATAAACATGCCCAAGGTTGATCTTAAAAGCCCCAAACTGGACCTCAATGCCCCAAAGCTCAACCTAGATATGCCATCAGGTAAACTGAAAATGCCAGAGCTTAATGCTCCAGACTGGGATGTTAATGCTCCCTCAGGCAAATTGAAAATGCCCAAATTAAACCTTTCTGGCACACTGCCAAAGGGACCAAATTTGGACATAAACACTGACTTCAGATCACCAGATTTAAATCTGAAAGCTCCAAAGATAAAGGGTGGAATTGATGCCCCTGACTTCGACTTGCCAAACATGGACCTTAAAGCTCCAAAGTTAGATGTGAACACTCCAGATCTCAACATTGGTTCACccaaaacaaaattcaaaatgcccAAGcttaaaatgccaaaatttaACTTCCCAGGCCTAAAAACACCTGAATTTGATGGAAACTTGGATGGTCCAGATGTTGATGTAAATGTACCCAATGTCAATCTGAAAGGTCCTAAAGCTGATTTAGAAATGCCAGACTTGGATATCAGTGGTCCATCGGGAAAATTCAAAAAGCCAAACTTTAACCTGCCTGATTTTGGGCTTTCTGGTCCAAAGTTAGATGGCCCCGACCTGGGCCTCAAATCACCTGATCTAGATCTATCTGGTCCCAATCTCAGTGGTGGTTTAAATGCACCAGACATAAACATGCCCAAGGTTCATCTTAAAAGTCCCAAACTGGACCTCAATGCCCCAGAGCTCAACTTAGACATGCCATCAGGTAAACTGAAAATGCCAGAGCTTAATGCTCCAGACTGGGATGTTAATGCTCCCTCAGGCAAATTGAAAATGCCCAAGTTAAACCTTTCCGGCACACTGCCAAAGGGACCAAATTTGGACATAAACACTGACTTCAAATCACCAGATTTAAATCTGAAAGCCCCAAAGATAAAGGGTGGAATTGATGCCCCTGACTTGGACTTGCCAAACATGGACCTTAAAGCTCCAAAGTTAGATGTGAACACTCCAGATATCAACATTGGTTCACccaaaacaaaattcaaaatgcccAAGcttaaaatgccaaaatttaatttcccaGGCCTAAAAACACCTGAATTTGATGGAAACTTGGATGGTCCAGATGTTGATGTAAATGCACCCAATTTCAATCTGAAAGGTCCTAAAGCTGATTTAGAAATGCCAGACTTGGGTATCAGTGGTCCATCAGGAAAATTCAAAAAGCCAAACTTTAACCTGCCTGATTTTGGGCTTTCTGGTCCAAAGTTAGATGGCCCTAACCTGGGCCTCAAATCACCTGATCTAGATCTATCTGGTCCCAATCTCAGTGGTGGTTTAAATGCACCAGACATAAACATGCCCAAGGTTGATCTTAAAAGCCCCAAACTGGACCTCAATGCCCCAAAGCTCAACTTAGACATGCCATCAGGTAAACTAAAAATGCCAGAGCTTAATGCTCCAGACTGGGATGTTAATGCTCCCTCAGGCAAATTGAAAATGCCCAAATTAAATCTTTCCGGCACGCTGCCAAAGG GACCAAATTTGGACATAAACACTGACTTCAAATCACCAGATTTAAATCTGAAAGCTCCAAAGATAAAGAGTGGAATTGAGGCCCCTGACTTGGACTTGCCAAACATGGACCTTAAAGCTCCAAAGTTAGATGTGAACACTCCAGATATCAACATTGGTTCACccaaaacaaaattcaaaatgcccAAACTGAAAATGCCTAAATTTAACTTCCCAGGCCTAAAAACACCTGAAATTGATGGAAACTTGGATGGTCCAGATGTTGACATCAATGCACCCAACGTCAACCTCAAAGGGCCCAAAACTGACTTTGAAATACCAGATGTTGATTTTGGCAGCCCAACAGGAAAATTTAAATTTCCTGATGTGGGCTTTTCTAGTCCAAAGTTAGATGCCCCAAACTTTGACTTtaagtcaccagatctcaatgcCAAATTACCAAAAGGTCCAAATCTGAACATAAATTCAGACCTAAAAGCTCCAGATTTTAATCTCAAAGCTCCAAAATTGAAAGGTGGAATCGATGCCCCTAAATTTGGATTACCAAACATGGATCTTAAGGCACCCAAATTAGATATGAACACTCCAGATGTTAGCCTTGGTCTCCCTGATGCAAAGTTCAAAAAGCCAGAAATCAAGATGCCAAAAGGCCCCAATATTGACATAAATGGGGACCTACAGGGGCCTGACCTGAATATCCCAAATTTAGATGTCAGTGGTCCCGAAGGTAAATTCAAAATGCCAAGTTTGAATACACCAGACCTCAATCTCTCTGGACCTAAGGCCAAAATTCCAGACATGAATCTTTCAGGACCTAAACTGAAAGGCCCTGATATAAGTATGCCAGACATAGATTTGCCTAATGCCAGTTTCAAAGGTCCTAAGCTAGACCTCAATGCGAAACGTCCTGACCTAGGAATAGATGGTAACATAGGGCAACCTGATATGAGATTTACTGCCCCTAATGTCAAAGGAGGAATAAGAGGTCCAGACATTGGTATGAATATTCCCTCAGGCAACATCCAAGGTCCGGACGCTGATCTTGATTTGGCTGAGAGAAAATTCAAACTCCCTTCTTTCAAGATGCCTCAGTTTGGAAGCCCAGATCTTAACGGGGTAGGGTCTGATATTGACTTTGGTGCATCTCTGAAACCAACAAATCTGGATATTTCTCCTCCAAATGCAAAAGTGAACATGAAACCAATGCAGTTGGTGGGGGATTTCACAGGTCCAAATGTTAGTGTTCCAAACATGCCGAACGCAGCGATGCGAAGTCCACAGCTAAATGTTAATGCTCCAAACATGCCGAACGCAGCGATGCGAGGTCCACAGCTAAATGTTAGGGCTCCAAACATGCCAAAAGCAGCAATGCGAAGTCCACAGCTAAATGTAAATGCTCCAAACATGCCGAATGCAGCGATGCGACGTCCACAGCTAAATGTTAATGCTCCAAACATGCCAAACGCAGCGATGCGAGGTCCACAGCTAAATGTTAATGCTCCAAACATACCGAACGCAGCGATGCGAG GTCCACAGCTAAATGTTAATGCTCCAAACATGCCGAACGCAGCGATGCGAGGTCCACAGCTAAATGTTAATGCTCCAAACATGCCAAACGCATCGATGCGAGGTCCACAGCTAAATGTTAATGCTCCAAACATGCCGAACGCATCGATGCGAGGTCCACAGCTAAATGTTAGGGCTCCAAACATGCTGAAAGCATCAATGCAAAGTCCACAGCTAAATGTAAATGCTCCAAACATGCCGAACGCAGCGATGCGGAAGCCACAGCTCCATCTCAAATCTCCAGATCTTAACATTGATGATccttcactacatttcagaggacCTTCGTATAGGAATCGCAGATCAGATATCCCAGGGGTTAACATGAGAATGGCTGTCCTGGATGTAGATCGAGTTGATTTCAGCCATACAGATCTCAACATTGATGATTTCACAGGAAAGGAGCATGTACTTAGAGCTAGAGGTTCCAAACCTAACCTCCAGGCACCACCTAACTATGGACAGGTGATCTCCCCATCAGGTGTTAATATTGGCATGAGGGACCCAAGACACTCTAGAAGAAGTCCTCCTGGTGATATGTATTCAAGGCAGCACGGAACAATGCAGCCGGTAACTTACGCACGTTTGCCACATGTTTCTCAAGATCCCAGAGTAAGAGTCCCTGGAGGTTCGGATGGATACTACATCACTGTTTTTGACAAACAAGCACAAAATCAGAGAATGCCAAACCGCAAATATAACACACTTGGGGGGCCTGGCTTTCATCCACAAGACATAGACCTTGAAGttccagaaaaaaattaccagaAAGGGGGTTCAACTTTCTTTTTCTCCGACCTCATGTAG